One Gossypium hirsutum isolate 1008001.06 chromosome A11, Gossypium_hirsutum_v2.1, whole genome shotgun sequence genomic window carries:
- the LOC107888732 gene encoding probable NAD(P)H dehydrogenase (quinone) FQR1-like 2, with amino-acid sequence MGKGGGCVPSKKRQPSSAEGSATATATTATNNAPIEADEETHETASVAVNPTNAQSVTATLKIFIVYYSMYGHVEKLAKRMKKGVDGVEGVEAVLYRVPETLPADVLDHMKVPSKNPEVPEIKAAELAQADGVLFGFPTRFGCMAAQMKAFFDSSGQFWKEQTLAGKPAGFFVSTGTQGGGQEATAWTAITQLAHHGMLFVPIGYTFGAGMFKMDSIRGGSPYGAGVYAGDGTREPTETELGLAEHQGKYMAGVVKRLCQA; translated from the exons ATGGGCAAAGGCGGAGGTTGTGTCCCAAGCAAAAAGAGACAACCTTCCTCTGCCGAAGGCTCTGCCACTGCCACTGCCACTACCGCCACCAACAACGCACCCATCGAAGCCGATGAAGAAACTCACGAAACTGCCAGTGTAGCTGTGAATCCTACGAATGCGCAATCAGTTACCGCCACTTTAAAAATCTTTATTGTTTACTACTCCATGTATGGTCACGTGGAGAAACTGGCCAAGCGGATGAAGAAAGGGGTCGACGGCGTGGAAGGGGTAGAAGCGGTTCTTTATCGGGTTCCCGAGACGCTCCCGGCTGATGTGCTGGACCATATGAAGGTGCCGTCGAAAAACCCCGAGGTTCCAGAGATTAAAGCGGCGGAATTGGCGCAGGCGGATGGGGTTCTGTTTGGGTTTCCGACGAGGTTTGGGTGTATGGCGGCTCAGATGAAGGCGTTTTTCGATTCCAGTGGACAGTTTTGGAAGGAGCAGACTCTGGCCGGGAAGCCAGCTGGGTTCTTTGTTAGTACTGGAACTCAAGGAGGCGGCCAAGAGGCCACCGC TTGGACGGCAATAACGCAGTTGGCACACCATGGAATGCTGTTTGTTCCTATTGGCTACACTTTTGGAGCTGGTATGTTCAAGATGGATTCCATACGAGGAGGTTCTCCGTACGGTGCTGGAGTTTATGCAGGTGATGGCACAAGAGAACCAACTGAAACTGAGCTTGGGCTTGCAGAGCATCAGGGAAAGTACATGGCTGGTGTGGTCAAGAGGCTTTGTCAAGCTTGA